GCGCCCCCTCGCTCTTGAGCTTGGCGCCACGGTAGGCAAACGAAATGCCGACCGGGATCTCGCCCGCGGCGGCCTGCTTGCAGGGTTTCGAGCCGGAATGGGTGTACCACGCGATGTTCTCGTGGAGGGCGTCCATGTACGTCCACGCCTTCTCCTCGCCGAACATCTGGATCCAAGAGGAGACGTCGAGGAAGCCGGTGCCCGACGAGTTGGGGTTCGGCATCACCACTTTGCCCTTGAACTCCGGCTTGGTCAGGTCTTGCCACGACGTCGGCATCGGCAGGTTGTGCTTCGCGGCCTCAACCGTGTTGAAGCAGATGGAGGCGATCCACGCCCGCTGGCCCACCCAGACCGGCGGCTGGGCGCCGTCAACATACTCGGCGTCCAGCTTGTCGACGCCCTTCGGCGCATAGGGCTGAAAGTAGCCTTCGTCGGCGAGCAGCATCAGGCTGGTCGCGGCCAGACCCCAGACGATGTCGGCCTGGGGATTGCCCTTCTCCGCCAGCAGCTTGGCAGTGACGATGCCGGTCGAGTCGCGCACCCACTTGATCTCGACGTCAGGATAGTCCGTCTCGAACGCCTTCTTGAACTTGGCGAGTTCGTCGGCCTCGATCGCGGTGTAGACAAGCAACTCCGATTTGGCCAGCGCTGCCCCGGCGCCGAGGTGGGTGATCGCAAACGCCGCAAGCAATGCTGCCGCGCGGCGTGCACCGCGTTTGACGATGTTCCTTGTATCCATGCCCCGTCCCTCCTGCTCTGCCGTCCGCACCTCTGAAGATGCGGCCCCGTTGCAAATGATAATGTTCGGACT
The sequence above is drawn from the Rhodospirillales bacterium genome and encodes:
- a CDS encoding putative 2-aminoethylphosphonate ABC transporter substrate-binding protein, whose translation is MDTRNIVKRGARRAAALLAAFAITHLGAGAALAKSELLVYTAIEADELAKFKKAFETDYPDVEIKWVRDSTGIVTAKLLAEKGNPQADIVWGLAATSLMLLADEGYFQPYAPKGVDKLDAEYVDGAQPPVWVGQRAWIASICFNTVEAAKHNLPMPTSWQDLTKPEFKGKVVMPNPNSSGTGFLDVSSWIQMFGEEKAWTYMDALHENIAWYTHSGSKPCKQAAAGEIPVGISFAYRGAKLKSEGAPIDVIAPDPGVGWDLEAFAITKNSKHLDAAKKLADWSVSRKANEIYNEEYAVVAMPGVAKPVENFPPDIEAKMIRNDFAWAAANRERILKEWGARYDGKSEPKS